One part of the Mariniblastus fucicola genome encodes these proteins:
- a CDS encoding M16 family metallopeptidase, with product MNRIFYIGTTLLALSVFALQSATAQLPKKVTEIEGITEYKLDNGIQLLLFPDDSKPQFTVNMTLMVGSRHEGYGETGMAHLLEHMLFRGTEKYPDTPKWLKEKGVLNMNGTTWLDRTNYYETLPASEENLEFALDMESDRLLNSTILAEHLAAEMTIVRNEFERGENSPQRILMQRIAANAFEWHNYGKSTIGNRSDIERVPISNLREFYRKFYQPDNLMLVIAGKFDQDKALELVEKYFGSLKIPDRKLPKTYTEEPVQDGERLVVLKRNGDVQMAGAAYHVPAASSDDYAAVEVLVNILGDEPSGPLYKKLVKTELATSASTMAFKTHDPGLFYVFAEVSKDKDLEKAKTVMLETVQNAADDITEADVQRALRGIEKRRERQFANSESFAIELSEWRSYGDWRMYFLHRDRLEKVTLADVKAAAKAYLKTDNRTVGLFIPTKDPDRTTIPERVDIAKKLEGYKGRKAMAKGEAFDPTPANIDARTEIVKIADGVQVAMLPKKVRGGRVVLSGTMHFGTEDSLKGHVTHNRILGRLMGRGTKQLSFQEYQDKLDEIETSLNVSGDTGQLSFSVETKAERVGEALDLLKEVLQEPALDADEMEVLRNEGLTALESTLSDPQALGVNAMQRAMSPYPADDVRYEKTIEESIEAMKNVKVEGVRAFYEQFVGGQNVEIGVVGQFDSDVVQEKLAAIFTDWSTQEAYERIATPAPNVEGQRITINTPDKKNALYIGALPLAVDDQDENYEAMLIGNYILGGGPLSSRLADRVRKKEGLSYGVGSQFVAGSQDKSGAFIVFAISNPDNSEKVVSTIAEEINRIIESGVESKEMRKARKSFLRTRKGRRANDNALAQTLRENLELGRTMEFAQQGDEAIEALTEEQVEAAIKALITPEKMVVVTAGDFEKKSESESEAEQKTEVKAEAEAEPAGSK from the coding sequence GTGAATCGCATTTTTTACATCGGGACCACGCTGTTGGCGCTGTCAGTGTTCGCACTGCAATCGGCTACGGCGCAGTTGCCCAAAAAAGTCACCGAGATCGAAGGGATCACGGAATACAAACTGGACAACGGTATCCAGTTGCTGCTGTTCCCCGATGACTCGAAGCCGCAATTTACTGTCAACATGACGCTGATGGTTGGCTCTCGCCACGAAGGCTACGGCGAAACCGGGATGGCTCACCTGCTTGAGCACATGCTGTTTCGCGGCACCGAAAAATATCCTGACACGCCCAAGTGGCTGAAGGAAAAAGGCGTGTTGAACATGAACGGCACGACGTGGCTCGATCGAACCAACTACTACGAAACGCTTCCGGCGTCCGAAGAGAACCTTGAGTTCGCTCTCGATATGGAGTCCGACCGTTTGCTCAACAGCACGATTTTGGCCGAACACCTTGCTGCTGAAATGACGATCGTTCGCAACGAGTTTGAGCGTGGCGAAAACAGCCCGCAACGAATCTTGATGCAGCGTATCGCAGCGAATGCTTTTGAGTGGCACAACTACGGCAAATCCACAATCGGAAACCGCAGTGACATCGAGCGTGTTCCAATCAGCAACTTGCGTGAGTTTTATCGCAAGTTTTACCAGCCCGACAATCTGATGCTGGTGATTGCCGGAAAGTTCGATCAGGACAAAGCGCTTGAGTTGGTCGAGAAGTACTTTGGTTCGCTGAAAATTCCCGATCGCAAACTGCCGAAAACTTACACCGAGGAGCCTGTTCAGGACGGCGAACGGTTGGTCGTGCTGAAGCGGAACGGCGACGTTCAAATGGCGGGCGCTGCCTATCACGTGCCTGCTGCATCAAGCGACGACTATGCCGCGGTTGAAGTGTTGGTCAACATTCTTGGCGACGAACCTTCCGGGCCGCTGTACAAGAAACTGGTCAAGACCGAACTGGCGACTAGTGCGTCAACGATGGCGTTCAAGACTCATGATCCCGGATTGTTCTACGTTTTCGCAGAGGTTTCCAAGGACAAGGATCTGGAGAAAGCCAAAACCGTCATGCTGGAAACGGTTCAGAATGCTGCTGACGACATTACAGAAGCCGACGTCCAACGTGCGCTTCGCGGAATCGAAAAACGTCGCGAGCGTCAGTTTGCGAACTCGGAAAGTTTCGCGATCGAGTTGAGCGAATGGCGATCTTACGGCGACTGGCGGATGTATTTCCTGCATCGCGATCGACTTGAGAAAGTTACTCTCGCGGATGTCAAAGCGGCTGCCAAAGCCTACCTGAAAACCGACAACCGTACCGTTGGTCTGTTCATTCCGACCAAGGATCCGGATCGTACGACGATTCCTGAGCGAGTCGACATTGCGAAAAAGCTGGAAGGCTACAAAGGCCGCAAGGCGATGGCCAAAGGTGAAGCTTTCGATCCGACTCCGGCCAACATCGACGCGCGAACCGAGATTGTCAAAATCGCGGACGGCGTGCAAGTCGCGATGCTGCCGAAAAAAGTTCGTGGCGGACGCGTTGTCCTTTCAGGGACCATGCACTTCGGAACCGAAGATTCGCTCAAAGGTCACGTGACTCACAATCGAATCCTCGGACGTCTGATGGGCCGCGGAACCAAACAGCTTTCGTTCCAGGAATACCAGGACAAGCTGGACGAGATCGAAACGTCGCTGAACGTCAGTGGCGACACCGGTCAACTTTCGTTTTCGGTTGAGACGAAGGCCGAACGGGTAGGCGAAGCTCTGGACTTGCTCAAAGAAGTCCTGCAGGAACCGGCACTCGACGCTGACGAGATGGAAGTCCTTCGCAACGAGGGACTGACGGCTTTGGAAAGCACGCTTTCTGATCCGCAGGCTCTGGGTGTCAACGCGATGCAACGAGCCATGTCTCCGTATCCAGCGGACGACGTTCGCTATGAGAAAACGATCGAGGAATCGATTGAAGCGATGAAGAACGTCAAAGTCGAAGGCGTCCGTGCGTTCTACGAGCAATTCGTGGGCGGCCAGAATGTCGAAATCGGCGTTGTTGGGCAATTCGATTCTGATGTGGTCCAGGAAAAACTGGCCGCAATCTTCACCGACTGGAGCACGCAGGAAGCTTACGAGCGGATTGCAACGCCTGCCCCAAATGTTGAAGGTCAACGGATTACGATCAACACGCCGGACAAAAAGAACGCGCTCTACATCGGAGCACTTCCTTTGGCGGTCGATGATCAGGACGAGAATTACGAAGCGATGCTGATCGGCAATTACATTCTCGGCGGTGGCCCACTGTCTTCGCGACTGGCTGACCGTGTTCGGAAAAAGGAAGGCTTGAGCTACGGCGTTGGTTCGCAGTTTGTGGCTGGTTCGCAAGACAAAAGCGGTGCTTTCATCGTGTTTGCGATTTCCAATCCGGACAACTCAGAGAAAGTCGTTTCGACGATTGCCGAAGAGATCAACCGGATCATCGAAAGCGGCGTTGAGTCGAAGGAGATGAGAAAGGCTCGCAAGAGTTTCTTGCGGACGCGCAAAGGTCGTCGTGCGAACGACAACGCGTTGGCCCAAACCTTGCGAGAGAACCTTGAGCTTGGTCGCACGATGGAGTTTGCTCAGCAAGGCGACGAAGCCATCGAAGCGTTGACTGAGGAGCAAGTCGAGGCGGCGATCAAGGCGTTGATTACCCCAGAGAAAATGGTTGTCGTAACGGCGGGTGATTTCGAGAAGAAGTCCGAATCGGAATCCGAAGCGGAACAGAAAACCGAAGTGAAAGCGGAAGCTGAGGCGGAGCCTGCGGGAAGCAAGTGA
- a CDS encoding Gfo/Idh/MocA family protein, whose product MQRRTFLKQAAAGSAIASLAPYVHAAGTNAPPKVGLIGSGWYGKCDTLQLLNIADVDVVSVCDVDSKMAAEAAELLGSRQKSKKVPRIFADYRNQLKELEHDIVIIGTPDHWHSLPMIAAVESGADVYCQKPTGCDVLESKAMLDAARKHNRVVQIGTQRRSTPHLIEAKQKVVDAGLLGDVAHVEVCCYYHMRNRKTIEQAPDKPAPDHLDWEAYTGPAPMRPYNDIVHPRGWRAFMEYGNGIVGDMCVHMLDLTRWMLDLGWPSRISSAGGILVDTEARANITDTQTATFHYDDLNVVWTHRSWGHSSNKEYPWAAIIYGDKGTLKLDVNRYEFEPHRGGEKLTSKAVIELDKYPTDKEDKANWALELHVASAIRGHMQDFLNSIQDRSKPVADIEQGHISSASCILANIAMEVGKTLHWDPVTHRVTNSDAANMKLARDWREPYVHPAS is encoded by the coding sequence GTGCAACGCAGAACATTTCTCAAACAGGCAGCCGCTGGTTCGGCAATCGCATCTCTGGCACCTTACGTTCACGCCGCAGGGACCAATGCCCCTCCGAAAGTCGGCCTGATCGGTTCCGGCTGGTACGGAAAGTGCGACACGCTTCAATTGCTCAATATCGCGGATGTGGACGTCGTTTCGGTTTGCGACGTGGATTCCAAAATGGCAGCAGAGGCCGCTGAGCTGTTGGGGTCTCGGCAAAAATCAAAGAAAGTCCCGCGGATATTTGCGGACTATCGAAACCAACTCAAAGAGCTTGAGCACGACATCGTGATCATCGGCACGCCAGACCACTGGCACTCGCTGCCGATGATCGCCGCGGTCGAATCGGGTGCCGATGTTTACTGCCAAAAGCCGACGGGCTGCGATGTTTTGGAAAGCAAAGCGATGCTCGACGCGGCACGGAAACACAATCGCGTGGTGCAGATCGGGACGCAGCGTCGAAGCACGCCGCACTTGATCGAAGCCAAACAGAAAGTCGTCGATGCCGGATTGCTCGGCGATGTGGCTCACGTGGAGGTCTGCTGCTACTACCACATGCGAAATCGAAAAACGATTGAACAGGCTCCCGACAAACCGGCTCCGGACCATCTGGATTGGGAAGCCTACACAGGACCTGCTCCGATGCGGCCTTACAATGACATCGTGCACCCCCGCGGCTGGCGAGCGTTCATGGAGTACGGAAACGGAATCGTGGGCGACATGTGCGTCCACATGCTGGATCTGACGCGTTGGATGTTGGACCTCGGTTGGCCGTCGCGAATCAGCAGCGCGGGCGGCATTCTGGTCGACACCGAAGCCCGTGCCAACATTACGGATACGCAGACGGCAACCTTCCACTACGACGATCTGAACGTCGTGTGGACGCATCGTAGCTGGGGTCATTCTTCAAACAAAGAGTATCCTTGGGCGGCGATCATTTACGGCGACAAAGGCACGTTGAAGCTGGATGTGAACCGATACGAGTTCGAACCTCATCGCGGTGGCGAGAAGTTGACTTCGAAGGCTGTGATCGAACTTGACAAATATCCGACGGACAAAGAAGACAAAGCCAACTGGGCGTTGGAGTTGCACGTGGCGTCAGCGATCCGCGGCCATATGCAGGACTTTTTGAATTCGATTCAGGACCGCAGCAAACCGGTCGCGGATATCGAGCAAGGTCACATTTCGAGCGCGTCGTGCATTCTGGCCAACATTGCGATGGAAGTCGGCAAGACTTTGCATTGGGATCCGGTGACGCATCGAGTCACCAACAGCGACGCCGCGAACATGAAACTTGCTCGGGATTGGCGCGAGCCTTACGTTCACCCGGCCAGCTAG
- a CDS encoding nucleotidyltransferase domain-containing protein has translation MTDRQPPLIVSRNFVIPAGTQVVLQTTKATGLEPDAVKKKPGSVGVVTKCPPHNDQPYTIQFADGSVVEASFDELSLRRQEIDNLLLSKNHETYRPFVIYRCQVGSKAFGLSNESSDDDIRGIFLPPAELHWSLYEVPQQLEFNDGQLDEVFWELEKFLRLALKANPNILETLWTPMVLEASPIAIRLREMREAFLSRHIFKTYSGYALSQFRRMRNSFQKNGTYKSKHAMHLIRLLHSGSGALKTGEIMVDVSEFRSELLAIRNGQYSFEQIESMAIELNKTFADAFEHTKLPEQPNFKTVDQFLIEARESAISSRPK, from the coding sequence TTGACCGATCGCCAACCGCCGCTCATTGTGTCACGCAATTTTGTGATCCCGGCCGGAACGCAGGTAGTGCTGCAAACAACAAAGGCCACTGGCTTGGAGCCGGACGCCGTGAAAAAGAAACCGGGCTCGGTGGGCGTGGTCACCAAATGCCCTCCGCACAACGACCAACCTTACACGATCCAGTTTGCCGACGGCTCGGTTGTCGAAGCGTCTTTTGACGAGCTTTCGCTGCGTCGACAGGAGATCGACAATTTGTTGCTTTCCAAAAACCATGAAACCTACCGTCCGTTCGTGATCTATCGCTGCCAGGTTGGTTCGAAAGCGTTTGGGCTTTCGAACGAATCATCTGACGACGATATCCGAGGCATCTTTTTGCCGCCCGCGGAACTGCATTGGTCGCTGTACGAGGTGCCGCAGCAGCTTGAGTTCAACGACGGGCAGCTTGATGAAGTGTTCTGGGAGCTGGAAAAGTTCTTGAGGTTGGCGTTGAAGGCGAACCCGAACATTCTCGAAACGCTGTGGACGCCGATGGTTTTGGAAGCCAGCCCTATCGCGATTCGGCTTCGCGAGATGCGAGAAGCGTTTCTCTCCAGACACATTTTCAAAACCTATTCGGGCTACGCATTGAGTCAGTTCCGCCGCATGCGAAACAGCTTTCAGAAAAACGGCACCTACAAATCCAAACATGCGATGCATCTCATTCGACTGCTTCACAGTGGCAGCGGCGCACTGAAAACTGGCGAAATCATGGTGGATGTTTCCGAATTTCGCAGCGAACTTTTGGCGATTCGCAATGGTCAGTACTCTTTTGAGCAGATTGAATCGATGGCCATCGAGCTGAACAAAACTTTCGCGGATGCGTTCGAGCATACGAAACTTCCTGAACAACCAAACTTCAAGACCGTTGACCAGTTTTTGATCGAAGCTCGTGAGTCAGCGATTTCCTCGAGACCAAAATGA
- a CDS encoding nucleotidyltransferase domain-containing protein, with protein MTPEHWKPSVDSLGHDPLFVTVSGAHIYGFPSPDSDVDLRGSHLLPLRDMVRLATPTETIDRTSIEDGVEVDLVSHEIGKFLRLLIKNNGYVLEQIFSPLVVCGQDFLDRLKPIAGRCITRFHFHHYRGFYGTQRKLLEKESVKKAKSLLYAYRVLLTGIHLMESGRIETDIRRLHESAGLDFIPDLIAAKTEEKVGLANLDWQFHGSQLDSLEQKLEASFTNSSLPETRDVEAVDELLIDLRLNPQ; from the coding sequence ATGACACCAGAACACTGGAAACCATCTGTCGATTCGCTTGGGCATGATCCGCTGTTTGTGACTGTCAGTGGCGCACACATCTATGGCTTTCCTTCGCCAGACAGCGACGTCGATCTCCGCGGCAGTCACCTGCTGCCATTGCGGGACATGGTGCGGCTGGCGACACCGACAGAAACGATAGACCGTACAAGTATCGAAGACGGAGTCGAAGTCGATTTGGTCAGTCACGAGATTGGAAAATTTCTGAGACTGCTGATCAAGAACAATGGCTACGTTCTGGAGCAGATTTTTTCACCGCTGGTTGTCTGCGGGCAGGACTTTCTGGATCGACTCAAGCCAATTGCGGGGCGCTGCATCACACGATTTCACTTTCACCACTATCGGGGTTTCTACGGCACGCAACGAAAGCTGCTGGAGAAGGAGTCAGTCAAGAAAGCCAAATCGCTGCTCTACGCGTACCGGGTTTTGCTCACCGGCATTCACCTGATGGAAAGCGGACGAATCGAGACCGATATCCGTCGGCTTCACGAGAGTGCGGGACTGGATTTCATTCCTGATTTGATCGCAGCCAAGACGGAAGAGAAGGTTGGTTTGGCCAATCTGGATTGGCAGTTCCACGGGAGCCAGCTTGATTCGTTGGAGCAAAAACTGGAAGCATCATTTACGAATTCCAGTCTGCCGGAAACACGTGATGTCGAGGCCGTCGATGAATTGCTGATTGACCTGCGACTGAATCCGCAGTGA